The sequence GCGGACGGTTTCCATGATCGGGGTGAAGGGCTGGTATTCGGCGAACCAGCGCAGGGCGGTGGGCATGGAGTCGGTGGGGACGAAGCCGCTGCCGAGAAAGGGCAGCAGGATCAGGGGCATCGGGGCGTTGCCGGCGGCCTCGGGGGTCGGGGACTTCAGACCGAGGGCGACCGACAGCCAGGTGATGGCCACGGCGAACAGGGTGAGCATTCCGGTGGCGGCCAGCCATTCGGCGGCGGTGGCGTTCGGGCGGAAGCCGATCGCCAGGGCGATGCCGATGAGGACGGCCATGCCGAGGAGCTGCTGGACGACGCTGCCGACGACGTGGCCGGTGAGGACCGAGGCCCGGGAGATCCGCATGGTGCGGAAGCGGGCGATGATGCCTTCGGTCATGTCGGTGGCGACCATGACGGCGGTTCCGGTCGCGGCGGTGGCCGCCGCCATGAGCAGGATGCCGGGGACGACGTAGTTGAC comes from Streptosporangium roseum DSM 43021 and encodes:
- a CDS encoding ABC transporter permease; amino-acid sequence: MSTLTFAMRDSSTMVRRQLKRLLRYPSMTVQLIATPVIILFLFVYVLGGTLGDGLGGGRSTYVNYVVPGILLMAAATAATGTAVMVATDMTEGIIARFRTMRISRASVLTGHVVGSVVQQLLGMAVLIGIALAIGFRPNATAAEWLAATGMLTLFAVAITWLSVALGLKSPTPEAAGNAPMPLILLPFLGSGFVPTDSMPTALRWFAEYQPFTPIMETVRGLLLGTPIGNSAAIATAWCVGIAAVSYLWAKNIFNKA